A DNA window from Coffea arabica cultivar ET-39 chromosome 6c, Coffea Arabica ET-39 HiFi, whole genome shotgun sequence contains the following coding sequences:
- the LOC113692268 gene encoding probable CCR4-associated factor 1 homolog 7 produces the protein MTVLPSHDSIHIREVWNDNLEDEFALIREIVDDYPYIAMDTEFPGVVLRPLGDYKNFTDFHFKTLKANVDLLKLIQLGLTFSDEKGNLPTCGTGKYCVWQFNFREFNPNEDVYAHDSIELLRRSGFDFKKNVDNGVDAYRFSELLMSSGIVLNDSVSWVAFHSGYDFGYLLKILTCQNLPETQEGFFKLIKMYFPTVYDIKHMMRFCNHLHGGLNKLAELLEVERVGICHQAGSDSLLTCCTFMKLKESFFHGTTEKYAGVLYGLGVDNGPNST, from the coding sequence ATGACCGTGTTGCCCAGCCATGATTCAATTCATATAAGGGAAGTTTGGAATGACAACCTTGAGGATGAGTTTGCACTGATCAGGGAAATTGTTGATGATTACCCTTATATAGCTATGGATACTGAGTTTCCTGGCGTTGTTCTTCGTCCTTTAGGGGATTATAAGAACTTCactgattttcattttaaaacCTTGAAGGCTAATGTGGACCTTCTCAAGTTGATTCAGTTGGGCCTCACGTTTTCTGATGAGAAAGGAAATCTTCCCACCTGTGGAACTGGTAAGTACTGCGTCTGGCAATTCAATTTCCGGGAGTTTAATCCCAATGAGGATGTCTATGCTCATGACTCCATCGAGCTTCTGAGGCGAAGTGGATTTGACTTCAAGAAGAATGTTGATAACGGTGTTGATGCTTATCGGTTCAGTGAGCTCCTGATGTCGTCTGGGATTGTGTTGAATGATAGTGTCAGCTGGGTTGCCTTTCACAGTGGATATGATTTTGGGTACTTGCTGAAGATCCTGACGTGCCAGAACCTGCCTGAAACTCAGGAGGGTTTTTTCAAATTGATCAAGATGTATTTTCCAACTGTTTATGATATCAAGCATATGATGAGGTTCTGCAATCACCTCCATGGTGGATTAAACAAGCTTGCTGAGCTGTTGGAAGTGGAAAGAGTTGGTATCTGCCATCAGGCTGGTTCAGATAGTTTGCTTACTTGTTGTACATTTATGAAGTTGAAAGAGAGTTTCTTTCATGGGACAACTGAGAAGTATGCAGGTGTATTGTATGGTCTTGGTGTTGACAATGGACCTAATAGTACTTGA
- the LOC113691536 gene encoding uncharacterized protein: MIGVGKMKQYTNVLDRPLSKGKQEVSLSAFAFLFSELVQYNQTQVDNIAELERRLEDAGYAVGARVLELLCHREKGNRRETRLLGILSFVHSTVWKVLFGKVADSLEKGTEHEDEYMISEKELLVNRFISIPKDMGTFNCGAFVAGIVRGVLDNAGFPAVVTAHFVPVEGQQRPRTTILIKFAEEVLRREARLG, translated from the exons ATGATAGGAGTTGGAAAGATGAAGCAGTACACAAATGTCCTCGACAGACCCCTCAGTAAAGGCAAACAAGAG GTGAGTTTGAGTGCATTTGCATTCTTGTTCTCAGAGCTGGTTCAGTACAATCAGACTCAAGTTGACAACATTGCTGAACTCGAAAGAAG GCTCGAAGATGCAGGATATGCTGTTGGAGCAAGGGTTTTGGAACTTCTTTGCCACAGAGAAAAG GGAAACAGAAGAGAGACACGACTCCTGGGTATCTTATCTTTTGTACACAGCACAGTATGGAAGGTGTTGTTTGGAAAG GTAGCTGACTCTCTTGAGAAAGGTACTGAACATGAAGATGAATACATGATTAGCGAGAAGGAACTTTTGGTCAACAG ATTTATATCAATTCCCAAAGATATGGGTACTTTTAATTGCGGAGCTTTTGTTGCTGGAATTGTAAGG GGCGTTTTGGATAATGCAGGTTTCCCTGCTGTGGTAACAGCTCATTTTGTTCCTGTTGAAGGACAGCAGCGACCTCGAACAACCATCTTGATAAAATTTGCTGAGGAG GTACTACGAAGAGAGGCAAGATTGGGCTGA